A section of the Carya illinoinensis cultivar Pawnee chromosome 12, C.illinoinensisPawnee_v1, whole genome shotgun sequence genome encodes:
- the LOC122289249 gene encoding uncharacterized protein LOC122289249: protein MLSDAAAKGSIKGVAAIRGGTRINHLLFDDDCVIFSKASKEEWLTIHDLLLLYEVSSGQKLNRQKTAILFSSNTSEIIKREVAVVAGDVICGDYDLKVSSLIFEDLHCWNESLVGDMLSREEAALICSNALGKSMVGECSNKEVQKQIWEGVWRLNVPNPTKQFVWKSLKSILPTRQNLVQRKLIEDATCPICQRGEETICHVLWSCPTASDVWAESGSGLQKWPSEEKDFYVLWSEMQTRLQQSKLEEVSMILRGLWTRRNMMFFESKFDSPRKVLNVAMTSLQSFQEARAALNNLKGSHVQIRKNIKWKPPDEGVSKVNFDAAIDKNNFKLGLGIVARNHVGEVLFTFSSTKQFSGNSDLAEAAVLWRAMELVLELDVRLVVFEGDADRVIKGVTEVGGNYAWMEQQYANICGRLLLRPDWSVSFIHREGNCVAHALAKRALSMEGEWCWIEDEPSEITSIIARDLSCSNEGS from the exons ATGTTGAGTGATGCTGCTGCTAAAGGGAGTATAAAAGGGGTTGCTGCTATAAGAGGTGGGACCAGAATCAATCATCTCCTCTTTGATGATGATTGTGTGATCTTTagcaaagcaagtaaagaagagTGGTTGACTATACATGATCTTTTGCTGCTGTATGAAGTTTCCTCAGGCCAAAAGCTGAATAGACAGAAGACTGCAATCTTGTTTAGTTCCAATACCAGCGAGATTATAAAAAGGGAAGTTGCAGTCGTGGCTGGTGATGTTATTTGTGGTGACTATG ACTTGAAGGTAAGCTCTCTTATCTTTGAGGATTTGCATTGTTGGAATGAGAGCTTGGTAGGGGATATGCTCAGCAGGGAGGAGGCAGCTCTGATTTGCA GTAATGCCTTGGGAAAATCTATGGTCggggaatgctctaataaaGAAGTTCAGAAGCAAATTTGGGAAGGGGTTTGGAGACTAAATGTCCCTAATCCTACAAAGCAGTTTGTGTGGAAGTCTCTGAAGAGCATATTACCCACAAGGCAGAATCTAGTGCAGAGAAAATTAATTGAAGATGCTACATGCCCGATCTGTCAAAGGggtgaagaaacaatatgccatGTCCTATGGTCATGCCCAACTGCAAGTGATGTATGGGCAGAGAGTGGGAGTGGTCTTCAGAAATGGCCTAGTGAAGAAAAAGACTTTTATGTGCTATGGTCTGAAATGCAAACCAGATTGCAGCAGAGTAAATTAGAGGAAGTTTCTATGATACTCAGAGGACTATGGACTAGGAGAAACATGATGTTTTTTGAAAGTAAGTTTGACAGTCCACGAAAAGTGCTTAATGTAGCAATGACTAGTCTTCAAAGCTTTCAAGAAGCTCGTGCTGCACTAAACAATCTGAAGGGGTCTCATGTTCAGATAAGAAAGAACATCAAATGGAAGCCACCAGATGAGGGTGTTTCTAAGGTAAACTTTGATGCGGCTATAGATAAGAACAATTTTAAATTGGGCTTGGGTATAGTGGCAAGGAACCATGTGGGGGAGGTTCTGTTTACTTTCAGTTCTACTAAACAGTTTAGTGGAAACTCTGATCTGGCTGAAGCAGCTGTTCTTTGGAGAGCTATGGAGCTTGTTTTGGAGCTTGATGTCAGGTTGGTGGTGTTTGAGGGAGATGCTGACAGAGTGATAAAAGGGGTAACAGAAGTTGGGGGCAACTATGCATGGATGGAACAACAGTATGCCAATATATGTGGCAGGCTGTTACTGAGGCCAGACTGGTCTGTGAGTTTCATTCATAGAGAAGGCAACTGTGTTGCCCACGCATTAGCCAAGAGAGCATTGAGTATGGAAGGGGAGTGGTGTTGGATTGAGGATGAACCTTCTgaaattacaagtataattgcTAGAGATTTGTCTTGTAGCAATGAAGGGAGTTAA